A genomic region of Pontibaca methylaminivorans contains the following coding sequences:
- the rplP gene encoding 50S ribosomal protein L16 has protein sequence MLQPKRTKFRKQHKGRIHGEAKGGSDLNFGTYGLKALQPERVTARQIEAARRAMTRHMKRQGRIWIRIFPDVPVSGKPAEVRMGKGKGSVDFWACRVHPGRIMFELDGVEEDIAREALRLAAMKLPLKSRVVVREDW, from the coding sequence ATGCTTCAACCGAAACGAACCAAGTTCCGCAAGCAGCACAAGGGCCGCATTCATGGCGAGGCCAAGGGCGGCAGCGACCTGAACTTCGGCACCTACGGGCTGAAGGCGCTTCAGCCCGAGCGGGTGACCGCGCGCCAGATCGAGGCCGCGCGCCGCGCCATGACCCGCCACATGAAACGGCAGGGCCGGATCTGGATCCGGATCTTCCCGGATGTGCCGGTCTCGGGCAAGCCGGCCGAGGTGCGGATGGGCAAGGGCAAGGGCTCGGTCGATTTCTGGGCCTGCCGCGTCCACCCGGGCCGCATCATGTTCGAGCTTGACGGTGTCGAAGAAGACATCGCGCGCGAGGCGCTGCGGCTGGCTGCGATGAAACTGCCGCTCAAGTCCCGCGTGGTGGTGCGCGAGGACTGGTAA
- the rpsC gene encoding 30S ribosomal protein S3: protein MGNKVNPIGMRLQVNRTWDSRWYADTKDFGDLLLEDVKIREFIRKECKQAGVSRIIIERPHKKCRVTIHTARPGVIIGRKGADIEALRKKIANMTDSELHLNIVEVRKPELDAQLVGESIAQQLERRVSFRRAMKRAVQNAMRMGALGIRVNLAGRLGGVEIARTEWYREGRVPLHTLRADIDYAHVEAETAYGIIGIKTWIFKGEIMEHDPSARDRRAQELQDGPAPRGAGGPRR from the coding sequence ATGGGAAACAAGGTCAATCCGATCGGGATGCGCCTTCAGGTGAACCGCACCTGGGACAGCCGCTGGTATGCCGACACCAAGGATTTCGGCGATCTGCTGCTCGAGGACGTGAAGATCCGCGAATTCATCCGCAAGGAATGCAAGCAGGCCGGCGTCTCGCGCATCATCATCGAGCGTCCGCACAAGAAGTGCCGCGTCACGATCCACACCGCCCGTCCCGGGGTCATCATCGGCCGCAAGGGCGCGGATATCGAGGCGCTTCGCAAGAAGATCGCCAACATGACCGACAGCGAGCTGCACCTCAACATCGTCGAGGTGCGCAAGCCCGAGCTTGATGCGCAGCTGGTCGGTGAATCGATTGCGCAGCAACTCGAGCGGCGGGTGTCGTTCCGCCGGGCGATGAAACGTGCGGTGCAGAACGCCATGCGCATGGGTGCGCTCGGTATCCGGGTCAACCTCGCCGGCCGCCTCGGCGGTGTCGAGATCGCCCGCACCGAATGGTATCGCGAGGGCCGGGTGCCGCTGCACACGCTGCGCGCCGACATCGACTATGCTCATGTCGAGGCCGAAACCGCCTACGGGATCATCGGGATCAAGACCTGGATCTTCAAGGGCGAGATCATGGAGCATGACCCGTCCGCGCGCGATCGCCGGGCGCAGGAGCTTCAGGACGGCCCCGCGCCCCGTGGCGCCGGCGGCCCCCGCCGGTAA
- the rplV gene encoding 50S ribosomal protein L22, translated as MSKEKNPRRVADNEAMAKLRMLRVSPQKLNLVAAMIRGKKVERALNDLTFSNKRIAGDVRKCLQSAIANAENNHNLDVDELIVAEAWVGKNLTLKRGRPRARGRFGRITKPFSELTIKVRQVEEQV; from the coding sequence ATGAGCAAGGAAAAGAACCCCCGCCGCGTTGCCGATAACGAGGCGATGGCAAAGCTGCGCATGCTGCGCGTCAGCCCGCAGAAGCTCAACCTGGTTGCGGCGATGATCCGCGGCAAGAAGGTCGAGCGCGCCCTGAACGATCTGACCTTCTCGAACAAGCGGATCGCGGGTGACGTGCGCAAGTGCCTCCAGTCCGCGATTGCCAATGCCGAGAACAATCACAATCTGGACGTGGACGAGCTGATCGTGGCCGAGGCCTGGGTCGGCAAGAACCTCACGCTCAAGCGCGGCCGCCCGCGGGCGCGTGGGCGGTTCGGCCGGATCACCAAGCCGTTTTCCGAGCTGACGATCAAGGTTCGCCAAGTCGAGGAGCAAGTCTGA
- the rpsS gene encoding 30S ribosomal protein S19: MARSVWKGPFVDAYVLKKAEAARESGRSEVIKIWSRRCTILPQFVGLTFGVYNGKKHVPVSVSEDMIGQKFGEYSPTRTYYGHAADKKAKRR; the protein is encoded by the coding sequence ATGGCACGTTCCGTCTGGAAAGGTCCGTTCGTCGATGCCTATGTGCTGAAAAAAGCCGAGGCAGCCCGCGAATCCGGCCGCAGCGAAGTGATCAAGATCTGGTCGCGGCGCTGCACCATCCTGCCGCAGTTCGTCGGCCTCACCTTTGGTGTCTACAACGGCAAGAAGCACGTGCCCGTGTCGGTCAGCGAGGACATGATAGGCCAGAAGTTCGGTGAATATTCGCCGACGCGGACCTATTACGGCCATGCCGCCGACAAGAAGGCGAAGCGGAGGTAA
- the rplB gene encoding 50S ribosomal protein L2 has protein sequence MALKSYKPTTPGQRGLVLIDRSELWKGRPEKTLTEGLTRNGGRNNTGRITMRRIGGGTKRLYRVVDFKRRKTDVGAVVERLEYDPNRTAFIALLRYDDGELAYILAPQRLAVGDRVIAGAKVDIKPGNAMPFSGMPIGTIVHNIELKPGKGGQIARAAGTYAQFVGRDGGYAQIRLSSGELRLVRQECMATVGAVSNPDNSNQNFGKAGRMRHKGIRPSVRGVAMNPVDHPHGGGEGRTSGGRHPVTPWGKPTKGARTRNRNKASGKLILRARHARKKGR, from the coding sequence ATGGCACTCAAGTCGTACAAGCCGACGACGCCGGGCCAGCGTGGGCTGGTTCTGATCGACCGTTCGGAACTGTGGAAAGGCCGTCCCGAAAAGACCCTCACCGAAGGGTTGACCCGGAACGGCGGCCGCAACAACACCGGACGGATCACGATGCGCCGCATTGGCGGCGGCACCAAGCGTCTTTATCGCGTGGTCGATTTCAAACGCCGGAAAACCGATGTCGGCGCCGTTGTCGAACGGCTGGAATATGACCCGAACCGCACCGCCTTCATCGCGCTGCTGCGCTATGACGATGGCGAACTCGCCTATATCCTCGCACCCCAGCGTCTTGCCGTGGGCGACCGGGTGATTGCGGGGGCGAAGGTCGATATCAAGCCCGGGAACGCGATGCCGTTTTCCGGCATGCCGATCGGGACCATCGTTCACAACATCGAGCTGAAGCCCGGCAAGGGCGGCCAGATCGCGCGTGCCGCCGGCACCTATGCGCAGTTCGTCGGCCGCGACGGCGGCTATGCGCAGATCCGGCTCAGCAGCGGCGAACTTCGCCTCGTGCGCCAGGAATGCATGGCCACGGTCGGCGCGGTCTCGAACCCCGACAACTCGAACCAGAACTTCGGCAAGGCGGGCCGGATGCGCCACAAGGGGATTCGCCCCTCGGTGCGCGGCGTCGCCATGAACCCGGTCGATCACCCCCACGGTGGTGGTGAGGGCCGGACCTCGGGCGGGCGCCATCCGGTGACCCCCTGGGGCAAGCCGACCAAGGGTGCCCGCACCCGCAACCGCAACAAGGCGTCCGGCAAGCTCATCCTGCGAGCACGGCACGCCCGGAAGAAGGGGCGCTGA
- a CDS encoding 50S ribosomal protein L23, whose product MSAKPEHYDVIRKPVITEKATMASEANTVVFEVAIDSNKATIRDAVESVFDVKVKAVNTTITKGKVKRFRGQQGRRKDVKKAYVTLEEGNTIDVTTGF is encoded by the coding sequence ATGAGCGCGAAGCCCGAACATTACGACGTGATCCGCAAGCCGGTGATCACCGAGAAGGCCACCATGGCCAGCGAGGCGAACACCGTCGTCTTCGAGGTCGCGATCGACAGCAACAAGGCGACGATCCGCGACGCGGTGGAATCGGTCTTTGACGTCAAGGTGAAGGCCGTGAACACCACGATCACCAAGGGCAAGGTCAAGCGGTTCCGGGGCCAGCAGGGCCGCCGCAAGGACGTGAAAAAGGCCTATGTCACCCTCGAAGAGGGAAACACGATTGACGTGACGACCGGCTTTTAA
- the rplD gene encoding 50S ribosomal protein L4, protein MKLDVIRLDGDKVGDIELDAALFGLEPRADILHRVVRWQRARAQAGTHKVKTRSEVSYSTRKIYRQKGTGGARHGARSAPIFRSGGVYAGPTPRSHAHDLPKKFRRLGLLHALSAKAKAGEIVVIEAAESDGKTGALAKQVAKLGWKRALIIDGTEVHEGFARAARNIEGLDILPSAGANVYDILRRDTLVLTKAGLEALEARLK, encoded by the coding sequence ATGAAACTCGACGTCATCAGACTGGACGGTGACAAGGTCGGCGATATCGAGCTCGACGCCGCTCTGTTCGGGCTCGAGCCCCGGGCCGACATCCTGCACCGCGTCGTGCGCTGGCAGCGCGCCCGCGCCCAGGCCGGCACGCACAAGGTCAAGACCCGCTCCGAGGTCAGCTATTCGACCCGCAAGATCTATCGCCAGAAAGGCACCGGCGGCGCCCGCCACGGCGCCCGCTCGGCGCCGATCTTCCGCAGCGGTGGCGTCTATGCCGGCCCGACCCCGCGCAGCCACGCCCATGACCTGCCCAAGAAGTTCCGCCGGCTCGGCCTGCTTCATGCGCTGAGCGCCAAGGCGAAGGCCGGCGAGATCGTGGTGATCGAGGCGGCGGAATCCGATGGCAAGACCGGTGCGCTGGCAAAGCAGGTGGCCAAGCTCGGCTGGAAGCGGGCGCTGATCATCGACGGAACCGAGGTCCACGAGGGATTCGCCCGCGCCGCACGCAATATCGAGGGGCTCGACATTCTGCCCTCGGCGGGTGCGAATGTTTACGACATCCTGCGCCGTGACACCCTGGTGCTCACGAAGGCGGGGCTGGAAGCACTGGAGGCACGGCTGAAATGA
- the rplC gene encoding 50S ribosomal protein L3 yields MLRSGVIAKKVGMTRLFLEDGKQIPVTVLQLDGLHVVAQRTAERDGYTAVQLGAGTARVKRVSKAMRGHFAAANVEPRRKIAEFRVDPENLIKVGEEITADHYFAGQYVDVAGTTIGKGFAGAMKRHNFGGLHATHGVSISHRSHGSTGQCQNPGKVFKGKKMAGHMGAVRVTTQNLEVVRTDSERGLIMVKGAVPGSKGGWVTIRDAVKKPFPEGAVLPAALRSDAEAAAKAAEEAAAAAAAEAEAEAQRLAEEQAAAEAEALKEAEAEIAAEQAGDGDAGAEKKEGEE; encoded by the coding sequence ATGTTGCGCTCTGGCGTTATCGCAAAAAAAGTCGGCATGACCCGGCTGTTCCTTGAGGACGGCAAGCAGATCCCGGTGACCGTGCTGCAGCTTGACGGGCTGCATGTGGTGGCTCAGCGCACGGCGGAGCGGGACGGCTACACCGCGGTCCAGCTTGGTGCCGGCACCGCCCGCGTGAAGCGGGTCAGCAAGGCCATGCGCGGCCATTTCGCCGCCGCCAACGTGGAACCGCGCCGCAAGATCGCCGAATTCCGCGTCGATCCCGAGAACCTGATCAAGGTCGGTGAGGAAATCACCGCGGATCACTATTTCGCGGGGCAATATGTGGATGTCGCCGGCACCACCATCGGCAAGGGCTTTGCCGGTGCGATGAAGCGGCACAATTTCGGCGGGCTGCACGCCACGCACGGCGTGTCGATCTCGCACCGCTCGCACGGCTCGACCGGCCAGTGCCAGAACCCCGGCAAGGTGTTCAAGGGCAAGAAGATGGCGGGTCACATGGGCGCGGTGCGGGTCACGACCCAGAACCTCGAGGTGGTGCGCACCGATTCCGAGCGCGGCCTGATCATGGTCAAGGGCGCGGTGCCCGGATCGAAAGGCGGCTGGGTGACGATCCGCGATGCGGTGAAGAAACCGTTCCCCGAGGGGGCCGTTCTGCCCGCGGCGCTGAGATCCGACGCCGAGGCCGCCGCGAAGGCAGCCGAGGAGGCCGCGGCCGCCGCCGCAGCCGAGGCGGAAGCCGAAGCACAGCGTCTTGCCGAGGAGCAGGCCGCTGCCGAGGCAGAGGCGCTCAAGGAGGCCGAGGCCGAGATCGCCGCCGAGCAGGCCGGAGACGGTGATGCCGGCGCCGAGAAGAAGGAAGGCGAAGAATGA
- the rpsJ gene encoding 30S ribosomal protein S10, whose product MQSQNIRIRLKAFDYRVLDASTLEIVNTAKRTGAKVRGPIPLPNKIEKFTVLRSPHVNKKSRDQFEIRTHKRLLDIVDPTPQTVDALMKLDLAAGVDVEIRLQS is encoded by the coding sequence ATGCAAAGCCAAAACATCCGTATCCGGCTCAAGGCGTTCGATTACCGCGTGCTGGATGCCAGCACGCTGGAAATCGTCAACACCGCCAAGCGGACCGGCGCCAAGGTGCGTGGCCCGATTCCGCTGCCGAACAAGATCGAGAAATTCACCGTTCTGCGCAGCCCGCACGTCAACAAGAAATCCCGTGACCAGTTCGAGATCCGCACGCACAAGCGCCTGCTGGATATCGTTGATCCGACCCCCCAGACCGTGGACGCGCTGATGAAGCTCGACCTCGCTGCCGGTGTGGATGTCGAGATCAGGCTGCAATCGTAA
- the tuf gene encoding elongation factor Tu, producing MAKSKFERNKPHINIGTIGHVDHGKTTLTAAITKYFGDFKAYDAIDGAPEEKARGITISTSHVEYETENRHYAHVDCPGHADYVKNMITGAAQMDGAILVVSSADGPMPQTREHILLGRQVGIPTMVVFMNKVDQVDDEELLELVEMEIRELLSSYDYPGDDIPIVKGSALAALEGRDPEIGENAIRELMAAVDEWIPTPERAVDQPFLMPIEDVFSISGRGTVVTGRVERGVINVGDEIEIVGIRDTKKTTCTGVEMFRKLLDRGEAGDNIGALLRGVDREGVERGQVLCKPGSVTPHTQFEAEAYILTKEEGGRHTPFFANYRPQFYFRTTDVTGTVTLPEGTEMVMPGDNLKFEVELIAPIAMEQGLRFAIREGGRTVGAGVVSKIIK from the coding sequence ATGGCAAAGTCGAAGTTTGAACGTAACAAGCCGCACATCAACATTGGCACGATCGGTCATGTTGACCACGGGAAGACGACGCTGACGGCGGCGATTACGAAGTATTTTGGTGATTTCAAGGCCTATGACGCGATCGACGGCGCGCCTGAGGAGAAGGCGCGGGGGATCACGATTTCGACGAGCCACGTGGAATACGAGACCGAGAACCGCCACTATGCGCATGTGGACTGCCCCGGCCACGCGGACTATGTGAAGAACATGATCACGGGCGCGGCGCAGATGGACGGCGCGATCCTGGTGGTGTCCTCGGCGGACGGCCCGATGCCGCAGACGCGCGAGCACATCCTGCTGGGCCGCCAGGTCGGGATTCCGACCATGGTCGTGTTCATGAACAAGGTGGACCAGGTGGACGACGAGGAGCTTCTCGAGCTTGTGGAGATGGAGATCCGCGAGCTTCTGAGCAGCTACGACTACCCGGGCGACGACATTCCGATCGTCAAGGGCTCGGCGCTTGCGGCGCTGGAAGGGCGTGATCCCGAGATCGGCGAGAACGCGATCCGCGAGCTGATGGCGGCGGTGGACGAGTGGATCCCGACGCCGGAGCGCGCGGTTGACCAGCCGTTCCTGATGCCGATCGAGGACGTGTTCTCGATTTCGGGGCGCGGCACGGTTGTGACGGGCCGGGTGGAGCGCGGCGTGATCAACGTGGGCGACGAGATCGAGATCGTGGGCATCCGCGACACCAAGAAGACGACCTGCACGGGCGTGGAGATGTTCCGCAAGCTGCTGGACCGCGGCGAGGCGGGCGACAACATCGGCGCGCTGCTGCGCGGCGTGGACCGCGAGGGCGTGGAGCGGGGCCAGGTGCTGTGCAAGCCGGGCTCGGTGACGCCGCACACGCAGTTCGAGGCCGAGGCCTACATCCTGACCAAGGAAGAGGGCGGCCGGCACACGCCGTTCTTCGCGAACTACCGCCCGCAGTTCTACTTCCGCACGACGGACGTGACGGGGACGGTGACGCTTCCCGAGGGCACCGAGATGGTGATGCCGGGCGACAACCTGAAGTTCGAGGTCGAGCTGATCGCGCCGATCGCGATGGAGCAGGGCCTGCGCTTCGCGATCCGCGAAGGCGGCCGTACGGTCGGCGCCGGCGTGGTGTCGAAGATCATCAAGTAA